In Pirellula sp. SH-Sr6A, the DNA window TGTCACAGTTCTTGACATCGTATACAAGGTCCTAGGCGTCGAAAACGTTCCAATCGTGTCCTACGGTGCGGGTGCCCCTCAACAATTTCCATTGCTATCGCGAATACATTTGTGCCAATACTTCTTGGGTGGAGGCGCGATAGTCCGCATAGGGTGAGAACATATCGATCATGATTGGTTCCGATGGAACGAGAGACAGTGACGCGTGGTCTCGAGACCACGCGGTTCCCCGGAGCACTCGAAAGTTGTGTCTAGGATGGCCGCGGGGAGAGGTAATCGTACGGAAACGCAAGTTCCGCGACCTGATTCGCTACGCAATTCGATGCTGCCACGCGATGCATCGATATCCCGTCTCACGGCAACAAGGCCACTCACTGAGCCCGAGACGCCCAACGCATTCCGCTTGATCGAAAAGCCCGGGTGGAAAATCAGTTGGATTAGTTCGTGATTGGACAGAATGTCGTCCGGTCCGAGGATCCCTCGTTCTTGAGCCATTTTGCGAATGCGTTTGGGATCGAGACCTTGTCCATCGTCATGGATTTCAATGTAGACGTATTCATTTTGCTGGAATGCTTGAAGCGTTATAGTTCCGATTGCTGGCTTACCTGCGGTGACACGTAACTCTTGAGAGGTCTCAATACCGTGGTGAACGGCATTGCAAATCACTCGCAGCAAAGGCTCCGTTATTTGGTCAACGACGGGTTACTCTACTTCGGTATTTTCTCCCACGATATGAAAATCGATAGGTTTACCTAGCTTCTTGGAGAGGTCACGAGCCAAGTGCTCCATTGTTTCGAAGGTGGGACCGATGGGAACCATTCGGAGTGCAAGGCTGAGTTCTTGGAGATCGCGGGTGACTTGGTTGAGTCGAGCAAGACTTCGATTAGCGCTGGCATCTCGGTGATTGGAAGTGAGCAGATCCTGCTGGACCATGGCCTCCGCGATCACCAATTCTCCGATCATGTCCACCAAACGATCCAATCGTTCGCGCTGAAATCGCTTGGACATCGGTTTTCCGCATAGCCTTGAACACGGTTCTGACAGGTCCGATCCCCACACTTGTGTGGGGGTTGAGGACAAGGTCTCAACGAGATGGCTAGGGACGATTCCTGCCTGGGCCAACTCCGAGTCCAGAGTGGCAATACGCCTCAGAGACTCAAGAAGACAGGATAGGGTTTGTCTGATTTCTGGGTCATTCTCTGAGCCATCCCTTCTGGATAAGGAGCGGAACAATCGTTTCAGCATATTGGTGGCTGCAAAGATTCCGTCGATGCTTGCCCCTTTTAGAAGTTTTTTCCCGTCGCGAGCTAGTACCAATAGATTCTCCGCCTCGTGGGCAACCGCATGGATCGATTGCAACCCCATAAATCCGGCTACACTTTTGATGGAATGGAAGGCTCGGGATATGGACCTAAGGCTTTCTTGGTTGGTGGGAGCGGTTTCTAACGCGATGAGTTCGGCTACGATCGTGTCGAGGTGGCATTGAGCCTCACGAACGAAGCCTTTCAGGAGTTCTGGGCTCGGGGAAGACGGACCGATGTGAACTTCACTAGAATTCATGTGCTTCGAATCCAATGGACCGGTTTTGCACATGTCATCCGAGAGCAGACTGGGGATTCCAGATTCTTCCCAGGTAGATTCTTGGCGCACGATCAGCTGGACAGCAGCGACGGTCTTCAGCGCGACAAGGAGCGGATCTTCTTTGGAATGTTGTTCTCTGGAAGGAAATCGCGACATGAAGATCGCAGACTTCTGCAGCGCAGTCGCACAGCGAGGGTCGATAGGTTCCATGAGACAGGCCAATTCAAGAAGCTGGGACTCGATTTGATGGAGGTCCGCATTCGTGCTGCCATTCGCATCGAGCAGGCTCAGGGCAAGATCATCTAGAAGCGATGTAACTTCGCTCATCTGGTCATCCTTCGCAATCGAGTTCTTTGGAAAAGTGCGAAAGGGTAGACCGCAAAAAGAGATGGGTTTAGTCGCAAAATGTCCTTTGCAGTCCTTTGCAGGAAGATCCATTCGTCTGGAGGAGCAGTGGCGCAGGAACATCGAGATCTCGGAGACTTCAGAATCTCACGCACATTGTCGAAGTGAAAAATGATGCAAAGTTCACGGCGATGAATTCATGCAGGGAAGCTATGTGCCATCCTTTATGGGGACTGAGTCAGAGGCATGGTTTCGATCCGAAGTGAGAAGAAGCATATGTATGGTCAAAAGAGAGTTCTTCATCTCGACGACGATCCAGCCTTTTTGAAACTGGCTTCGATCATCCTGCGCAAGGCATCTATTCAATCGGTGGGGTTAACGAATCCAAGACCGGTCAATCGAATGCTGCAAGAGAATGGGCTGCGAGTCGTACTTCTGGACATCGATTTACCTGATGTTCACGGATTGACCGTACTGCGCAACATCAAGGCCATGGACGCGGGGATACAGGTGATTATGTGCACCGCGGATGTCAACATGGACGTCCTTCGTCGGGCGGTCGAGTACGGTGCGGAAGATGTCCTGTTCAAACCGAGATTAACCCCGACGATGTTGATTGAATCCGTCGAGCATGCGCTCGGCAAAGTAGATCGGCTTTTGGGGACGATTGCTTGGCTAGAGCAGTTTCACGTCGTTTCCCAATAGAAAACAGGAACCCAGCGTCTAGAGAGTCTCGGGTTCAGCGGAGACCAACGACATCGCGTCGAGGAGACGGTCGCTGGCGATGGCAATATCTCGCAGCCCTTCGCCCGAATCAATCAAGCGTTCCACATCGGCAGCTAGATTCGTCAGTGCGGGAAATCCGTAGGCGCCAAAGGCACCTTTCAATTGGTGAGCGATTCTGCGAAGGGAAGGAAGATCCTTGGAACGCAACGCTTCACGAATCGCGGCATCCCGCAACCGCAAGTTCGAAACGAATTCGATCAAAACGGGTGTGAAATCAGGGTCGAACGCCAATGGCGAGTGCAGCTTCTTATTCATTAACATCAAAGTCCGATCGAGCTTTGGTATGATCGATCGCACTGAAGATGATACCTGGATGGGGAGATTGGCGGGGAAACCGAATCGGAGCGGTGTAGGAAGACAAATCCAAACCGCAACGGCTGACCGATTGTGGAGTTTCAGAGAAACATTCCCGGCCAAAGAAGAGTGTAGCAAATTGGCACAAACCAACCAAATCGGAAAACCGCAAATTCCCCAATGTCGGCCAAAATTAACGGACGTTCGAGTAGAGCGTTTCTTCTGCTGCGGCTGTAGCCGTATATCGACACAGCAGT includes these proteins:
- a CDS encoding response regulator, producing the protein MVSIRSEKKHMYGQKRVLHLDDDPAFLKLASIILRKASIQSVGLTNPRPVNRMLQENGLRVVLLDIDLPDVHGLTVLRNIKAMDAGIQVIMCTADVNMDVLRRAVEYGAEDVLFKPRLTPTMLIESVEHALGKVDRLLGTIAWLEQFHVVSQ
- a CDS encoding Hpt domain-containing protein yields the protein MNKKLHSPLAFDPDFTPVLIEFVSNLRLRDAAIREALRSKDLPSLRRIAHQLKGAFGAYGFPALTNLAADVERLIDSGEGLRDIAIASDRLLDAMSLVSAEPETL
- a CDS encoding Hpt domain-containing protein, with the translated sequence MSEVTSLLDDLALSLLDANGSTNADLHQIESQLLELACLMEPIDPRCATALQKSAIFMSRFPSREQHSKEDPLLVALKTVAAVQLIVRQESTWEESGIPSLLSDDMCKTGPLDSKHMNSSEVHIGPSSPSPELLKGFVREAQCHLDTIVAELIALETAPTNQESLRSISRAFHSIKSVAGFMGLQSIHAVAHEAENLLVLARDGKKLLKGASIDGIFAATNMLKRLFRSLSRRDGSENDPEIRQTLSCLLESLRRIATLDSELAQAGIVPSHLVETLSSTPTQVWGSDLSEPCSRLCGKPMSKRFQRERLDRLVDMIGELVIAEAMVQQDLLTSNHRDASANRSLARLNQVTRDLQELSLALRMVPIGPTFETMEHLARDLSKKLGKPIDFHIVGENTEVE
- a CDS encoding ATP-binding protein yields the protein MLRVICNAVHHGIETSQELRVTAGKPAIGTITLQAFQQNEYVYIEIHDDGQGLDPKRIRKMAQERGILGPDDILSNHELIQLIFHPGFSIKRNALGVSGSVSGLVAVRRDIDASRGSIELRSESGRGTCVSVRLPLPAAILDTTFECSGEPRGLETTRHCLSFHRNQS